The Halalkalicoccus subterraneus nucleotide sequence GATCGGGATCGGGATACACGCGATACTCGCCGAGCGCCTCCCGAAGCTCCTCCAAGGTCCCTTCGGGATGACACTGCGGGTCCTCCGGCGCGGTGTAGCCGGGCACGATCGCGCCGCGTATCTCCGGCGGCGGAGCGGTGACGGGGACGTTGACGACGACGCTCGTCATGTCGTGGTGGGTGAACAGGTCCCAGAGGGCGGCCTCGCGGACGTGGGTCGCGTTGACGACGTCCCAGTCGTATCCCTCGTAATCGAGAAAACCGAAGACGCCGTGTTTACCCGGATTAACGCCGGTGTACATCGAGGGCCATGCGCTGGCGGTCCATGGGGGGATCTGGGATTCGAGCGGGCCGCTTGCACCTTCGTCGATGATCGATTCGAGGTTCGGTAGTGCGCCCTTTTCGAACAGCGGTTCGAGCACCGGATCGCAGGCGGAGTCGATCCCGATCAACAGCGTGTCCAGTCGGGTGTCGCTCACTGTTCGCCCCCGTGAGTGACCGGTTCGAATCGAGTCAGTTGATCGGTGTCGGCCCGTACGCCGGCGAGTGTCTGTGTCGTTGGCATCGTCAGGATCGTTAATAGCGTGTAGAGTTCGACCACGTTGTTCTGTCCATCGAGGTGGGCCCGATAGCACGCGCGTACGTCCTCGAAGTCGATGAAATCGAGGCCCTCGATCACGTCCGCATGCGATTCGATCGCCCGCCAGTAGAAGTCGTCGGTCCGGATCAGCTCGGCGTCGTTCACCCACGAACCGCTGCTGAGATACGGCTGCGGGGGCGTTTCGTTCCCGATGTGTTTTCGCCAGAGTGCCTTCAGTTTCCGCCCGACGAAATCGACCGGGAACGAGTGGCCGAGACCGATCCCGGCGTCGGCGTGCGCGATTCCGGCGAGGCGTGGACTGAGGCGCTCGACCGCCTCGTTGATGACGTTGCGCCGCAGGCGATAGCGTATCGGCATCCGGAGCGAGAGGTCGATCAGGCGATTGTCGAGAAACGGCGTTCGGTACGGCAGCATATCCCGGAGGCTATTCCGAAAGATGATGTCGTCGTCGTTGGTCAGCGGGTAGTAGCCGCTGCAGTACACGAGGTCCTCGATCGTCGCGTAGCGCACACCGTGGTGGACGATCTCGCCGTCCTCCCGGTAGATGTTCTCCTCGAGCGTCGAGCGCAGATCGTTCGGAACGGGGAGGTTGTCGTCGCTCGGGGCGATCTCACACAGCCAGTCGATGAACTCGGGGATCGTCTCGATCTTCGTCTCGACCGGGATCGAGAGGTTGCCGAGCGAGCCCAGATCGTAGGTCGGCGACGGGATCACGTGGCCCTTGAACAGGGTGTCGGCGTACATCCCCGAGAGCAGAACATCGACACGGTCGGTGATCTCCTCCTCGAAGCCCGTCGCATAGCCCTGCGTGAACCAGCCGTTGAAGTTGTTGAACCGCCGGTTTCTTCCGAGTGCCTCCTCCTGGTAATCCTGCTCGCGCCGAAGGAAGACGAACTCGTTGCCCGACTCGATCGCGACGCGCTCGGCGGTGCGGGCCTCACGGCTCATCCAGCCGGCCATGTGAAAACACGTGACGCCGGGTCCGAGCGCGGCGAGGTTGAGCCGCGAGTCGCTCCCGCCCGAGAGCAACACGCCGTACTCGAGGTCGTCACGCCGCCACTCCCCGATGAGCTCCGAGAAACGTTCGGTGAACTCCTCGACGAACGCCTCGAACGGTGCCTCGTGCGGCCGGTATCGCGGCCGCCAGTAACACTCCTCCTCGATCGAGCCGTCCGACTCGATCGTCGTGATCGTGCCCGGTTGGAGCTCCTCGATACCGGTCAGGGGGGTCTTGACGCCGAAGGGGCGCCGGTAGACGAGGTATTCGTGGAGGTAGCCGAGGTCGAACTCGGTCTCGACGGCGGGGTGGTCCGCGATCGCGTCGATCTCCGTCGCGAAGACGACGCCGTCGCCCGGCGTCGCGTAGTAGATCGGGATGGACCCGAGCCGGTCGGTGAACACCGATACCGAGCCCGTGTCCCGATCGTGAATGACGCCGGCGTAGTTGCCGTTGAGTCCGTGGACGAACTCACGGCCGTGGTCTGCGTACAGCTCCGCACAGTACTGGGCGCTGTCCTGGTGCTTCGGTCGAGGGGTGTGACCTCTCGACCCGCCGAGAGGGCCGTCGTCGAACCCGTAGACCTCGCCGAGCAGCCACAGCTCGGTCGTCGGTCCGATCTCGACGGGTTGGTCACCCGACAGCAACGAGTGAGTGCTGAGTTGCATCGAGATGGGGTCGCCCTGTCGCTGGGAAGATACCCCGCGCTCCGGAGTCGTCGTCCGTGGTGTCGGTAGCTCGTGGCCGACGGCTCCTCGAAGCCCGACCATCCGCTCAGCCACCTCCTGCTGACCGACCATAGTCGCCACTGCATGGGGAGAGGGATTCAATCCTGCGATTGTAAACCGGTACCGCCACTAGTTGTCTACTCGGTTCCATATTGTTTTTCTTTGAGTATCGAATGTTATTATAGTGGCTATAATTATTCTCATAGTATATACATTGTCGGATAAAACAGGGTGAGGAACCGCCGTTCGAGGACGTCAGTGACTGAAACCGGACCACCGTCGGACGCGACTTTCGAAATCCTTTTTGGGGCGCTCGTCGTCGCTTCGGACAGGCCGCCTTAGCTCAGACTGGGAGAGCACTCGACTGAAGATCGAGCTGTCCCCGGTTCAAATCCGGGAGGCGGCATCCGATTCTACGCGCTTTTCGTTCGAGATCACTGCACACTCGCCTGGCAGCCGGGTCCCACCGTTTCCGCGAACACAGCGACCGAGCTGCCATGCGAGACGCGGTTTCCTCCCCGGATCCTCACAGAACTGTCCCTCCTAAGCGTGTTTTCCGGTAGGAGAGCGACCATACCCATCGAGGACGGGCGTAGATTTATCCCGCGGTAACCCGAGTCGCACCCTACATGCCACGCGATTACGATCGCTCCTCGATCCCCTCCGTCTATAACCTCCAGACGATCACCCCGTACCGGTCGGAACCGGGCTTCGAGCAGGTGGTGTTTCGGGGGATCGACCAGATGATCGGCTTTTCCCGGATCGGACCGGAAAAGCCGGACGGCGAACCCCACACGCATCCCTACGAGCAGTCGAATATGCTCGTTGAGGGACGCCTCGACTTCCTCGTCGACGGCGAACGGATCGAATTCGAACCGTACGATGCGCTGACGATCCCACCCGAGGTCCCACACACCTCGCGCGCCGTCGAGGGCGAAACGGCGACGTTGTTGGCGTTCTGGCCGCTTCGCGAGGACCGACTCGACGGAACCGAGTACCAGCAGGAGTTCCCCGAGCCGTAATCGCGCCGCGGGCACGTTGCACCGATCGGACCTCGCCTTCCGAGATGCCGCTGGAGAATACGAACCAAGCCACGGCGATCCCTCGTATCCCGTTCGCACGACGCTGCTATCCAGCCGTCAGAGGCCCCACAAGATATTTATTTATAAGTAGATATTATGATCTATGATATGTAGACTGATATATTTATAGCGTATTCATAAGTAAAACATGTCAATAGTACCGACAGATATTATATCCAATCTCACCAACACTCAAACCAGCAAACCGGCCGATGGGAAGCGAAGACCCATTCCTATAATTTATACAACACTTTTATTCCTTATCCTTACTAGTTTAAATGACTAGATTTAATATCTATAATCTTCGAATAAATTCATAGTGGTGGGTGTCAATGGTGAGATCGTGATGTCCGACGACACCATCAAAACGTACCTGGCGAATCACCCCCGAATGACCGGCGTCCTGTTCACCATGCTGCTGCTGCTCACGCAGGCGGGGAACGCGGCAGCGGGCAGCAACCTAACGGTCGCCGGCCCCTAATTCAAAACAATCTTGTGAGATACTATCGCTCCAGTATAAATTACTGTTATATCTGATTGGAAGATTCTCCAAATCTAAAAATGAGGTTAGCTGCGATTCAGTCAGTTCGAACGTAGCAATTGAGCCTGAATTAAGATAGTACTCTTCGTTGTCCTCTATCCTTGGGAAAATCAGACTCCCCATACCTTCCATTGATGTGACGTAGGCCACTATTTCTACGACAAATTCTTCTGATTCTTCGCTTACAAAACAGACTGTTGGCGTTCCAGTTTCACTCTGCACAACGGTCATTCCCCCGTTCCCGACGACGATATACTGCTCGCCCATGACGTCCTCGTCCTTCGCGACTTCGAGGGCCGCCCGTAGGGGGAAACCGTTGTTCAACAGTCGGGCCAGCGCCGAGCCGATCTTCACCGCGCCGGCGTTGATCACGTCGGTCAGGGTGACGATCCCGCCGATCGCGCCGCCGTCGATCAGGGCCATCCCTTGATCGTACGAACGACAGCCGTTGAGGAGGAAGGCGTCGACGCCGATCCCGTCGAGTTCCGTCGCGTCGAGACGTCCGTCCACACACTCGAACCCGTCGGGTTCGATGTGGCCGATGTAGTGTAGGAAGTCGAGGTCGCGTTCGAGCACCGAGCGCAGCTCCGCACGCGTGAGGTTTCGATGGGCGGTCACGTCGAAGGGAAGCTCCTCACGCGAGCCGTAGACGTCGTCGACCAGATCCCGCTCCTCGTCCATCTCGGTGTCGTTACAGACGACGCCGATAGAGATGTCGCCTGCCGACTGCTCGCGCGCGAGTCGGTTCCTGTAGGCCTGCGGCGTGGCCTTGCTCGCCCCCATGGGCGTCTCGCTACCGACCCATATCTGCTCGATCGAGCCCGTCCGGGCGGGTTCGACGAACGACTCCGCCTGGGCGGGCGCGGCGGCCGCGGCCTCGCGCGTGCTACGCGTGAACGAGTTTCTGAGAAAGCCCTCGATAGCGGTCGATCCGCGCTCCGTCGTCGCGCCCGCACCCGTGTTCGGGGTTCTGACTACCGCCAGGTCGTTGACCAGAAACGGGAGCATCTCGATGCTCTCGGGCGTCGCTGCGACGTGCGAGGTGAGTTTCCACTCGGGGAGGTGAGCCTCGATCGTCGAGTAGGGGACCGAGAGATACGCCTCCAGCCGGGCGGTGATCGACTGCCCGTACAGCGCCTCGAAATCGAGGTCGACGTGGTGCTCTATCTGCTGGCGTTCGTGGAGGTCGATGGGATAGAGCCCTTCCGTCCGGGTGATGCAGTCGAGGAAGAATGACTGTTTCAACACCTGTTCGACCGACCGTT carries:
- a CDS encoding asparagine synthase-related protein; this encodes MVGQQEVAERMVGLRGAVGHELPTPRTTTPERGVSSQRQGDPISMQLSTHSLLSGDQPVEIGPTTELWLLGEVYGFDDGPLGGSRGHTPRPKHQDSAQYCAELYADHGREFVHGLNGNYAGVIHDRDTGSVSVFTDRLGSIPIYYATPGDGVVFATEIDAIADHPAVETEFDLGYLHEYLVYRRPFGVKTPLTGIEELQPGTITTIESDGSIEEECYWRPRYRPHEAPFEAFVEEFTERFSELIGEWRRDDLEYGVLLSGGSDSRLNLAALGPGVTCFHMAGWMSREARTAERVAIESGNEFVFLRREQDYQEEALGRNRRFNNFNGWFTQGYATGFEEEITDRVDVLLSGMYADTLFKGHVIPSPTYDLGSLGNLSIPVETKIETIPEFIDWLCEIAPSDDNLPVPNDLRSTLEENIYREDGEIVHHGVRYATIEDLVYCSGYYPLTNDDDIIFRNSLRDMLPYRTPFLDNRLIDLSLRMPIRYRLRRNVINEAVERLSPRLAGIAHADAGIGLGHSFPVDFVGRKLKALWRKHIGNETPPQPYLSSGSWVNDAELIRTDDFYWRAIESHADVIEGLDFIDFEDVRACYRAHLDGQNNVVELYTLLTILTMPTTQTLAGVRADTDQLTRFEPVTHGGEQ
- a CDS encoding cupin domain-containing protein, which translates into the protein MPRDYDRSSIPSVYNLQTITPYRSEPGFEQVVFRGIDQMIGFSRIGPEKPDGEPHTHPYEQSNMLVEGRLDFLVDGERIEFEPYDALTIPPEVPHTSRAVEGETATLLAFWPLREDRLDGTEYQQEFPEP
- a CDS encoding DUF7503 family protein translates to MSDDTIKTYLANHPRMTGVLFTMLLLLTQAGNAAAGSNLTVAGP